The DNA sequence CCCGTTGGGCCCGATCACCGCCGTCACCGAACCGGACAGCACGTCCAGGTCCAGCTCCGACACCACCAGCCGCTCCCCGTACCCGACGGACAGCGACTGCGCCCGCAGCCGAACAGCGGTCATACCCGTGCCTCCCGGCGACTGCGGACGAGCAGGTACATCAGATAAGGAGCGCCGAGCACCGCGGTCACCACGCCCACCGGCAGCTCGAACCCGCCGAACGCCAGCCGCGCGACCAGGTCCGACACCACCACCAGCACCCCGCCGACCACGGCCGACCCGAGCAACGGCGGCGTGGCGGTCCCCGCGAGCCGCAGCGCGATCTGCGGTGACGCCAGCGCCACGAACGCCACCGGCCCGGCCGCGGCCGTCGCCACGGCCGCCAGCACGACCGCGAGCAGCAGCATCACGCTGCGCGCCCCGTTGACCCGCACGCCCAACCCGCGCACGGTGTCGTCGTCGAACCGCAGCGCGCCGAGCAGCCGCGAGCCGACCAGGGCGGCCGGCACCAGCACCGCCAGCGCCAGCCCGACCGGCACGACGTGCTCCCACCCGCGCCCGTTCAGGCTGCCGGTGATCCACACCATCACCCGCGCCGCGTCGGTGACGTCGCCGACGGTCAGCAGGTAGTGGGTGAAGTTGCCGGTCACCGCCGAGATGCCGATGCCGACGAGCACCAGCCGGAACCCCTCGATCCCCCGCCGCCACGCCAGCCCGTAGACCAGCAGGCCGGCCAGCAGGCCGCCGACCAGCGCCGCCACCGGCACGCCGACCGTCGCCACCGTCCCGCCGACCGCGCCCATCGACCCGGCGAACGTGATCACGGTGACCGCGCCGACGCCCGCACCCCACGTGACGCCGAGGATGTCGGGGCTGGCCAGCGGGTTGCGCGCGATCGACTGGAACACCGCGCCCGCCACGCCGAGCGCCGCGCCGACGAACACCCCGGTCAACGCCCGCGGCAGCCGCAGGTCGAGCACGATGAACCGCTGGCCGCGCTGCCCGCCGCCCAGCAGCACGTCGAACACCTGGCCCAGCGGGATGGGGAAGTCGCCGCGGGCCACGCTCACCGCGCCCGCGAGCACCACCAGCACCAGCCCCGCGACCACCACGGCCACCGGCCGCCACCGCAGCGGACCGGACACCGGCCCGAGCCGGAAGCCGTTCACAGCCTCACCAGCTTCCGCCGCCGCACCAGGGCGATGAAGAACGGCGCGCCGACCAGGGCCAGGACGACCCCGACCTCCAGCTCCCCCGGCCTCGCCACCACCCGGCCGACGATGTCGGCCACCAGCAGCACGATCGCCCC is a window from the Saccharothrix saharensis genome containing:
- a CDS encoding FecCD family ABC transporter permease codes for the protein MNGFRLGPVSGPLRWRPVAVVVAGLVLVVLAGAVSVARGDFPIPLGQVFDVLLGGGQRGQRFIVLDLRLPRALTGVFVGAALGVAGAVFQSIARNPLASPDILGVTWGAGVGAVTVITFAGSMGAVGGTVATVGVPVAALVGGLLAGLLVYGLAWRRGIEGFRLVLVGIGISAVTGNFTHYLLTVGDVTDAARVMVWITGSLNGRGWEHVVPVGLALAVLVPAALVGSRLLGALRFDDDTVRGLGVRVNGARSVMLLLAVVLAAVATAAAGPVAFVALASPQIALRLAGTATPPLLGSAVVGGVLVVVSDLVARLAFGGFELPVGVVTAVLGAPYLMYLLVRSRREARV